The Candidatus Deferrimicrobium borealis DNA window TCCGGCGGAGTCGCCGCAGGAGGGGGGGCACCCCATTCCCGGACAAACTACAATCCCTGGGGTACCCCCGCCTTAGGAAGAACTGGGGGTACAGTCGCCTCCTTCGCCGTGGATCTTGTCGATCGCGTGGGGGAGGACGGGAAGGAGAACCGCCAGGTTCTCCCTGGCGCCGCCGGGGCTTCCCGGCAAGTTGACGATCAGCGTCTTCCCGCGGATCCCGGCGACCGCGCGGGACAGCATCGCCGCCGGAACCCGTTTGAGGCTTTCCGCCCGCATCGCCTCCGCCATCCCCGGAACCTCCCGGTCCAGGATCTCCCGGGTAGCGTCCGGCGTGACGTCGCGCGGGTCGACCCCCGTTCCCCCGGTCGTCACGACCAGGTCAAGCGCGAGCGCGTCGCAGAAGTGGAGAAGGGCGCGGCGGATGAAGGGGATCTCGTCGGGGATCACCACCTGCTGCGCGATCTCCGCCGGAAGCGACCGGAGCATCTCCGCCACGGCGGGACCGGAAGCGTCGGGACGCTCCTTGCGGAACGACCGGTCGGACAAGGTGACCACGGCGGCGCGGATCACGCGGCCCCTCAGTTCTTCAGGATGTTCGACTTGAAGATCAGCTTCTCGTGGTCGTCGCCGTCTTCCGGGAACGAGGCGTGGCCGAACCGCACCTCGACGCGCGCATCCCTTGCGCGACGGCGGATCTCCTCGGCCTCGGCGGCGATCGCCTTCTTGATGCGCGGGATCGCGCTGATCTTGCCGTCCTCCGCCTCGGGAAGGATCATCCCGAACTTCGCCTCGCTGATCCGGGCCACGATGTCGTACTCGCGAAGGGAGGCGCGGATCGCCTTCGCCACCTGCTTCATCACCCAGTCCGCGCGACCGGCGCGGGAACGCGACCCCGCAGGCACGTGCGCCTGGATCTCGCAGATCATCAGGACGAGGCGCCGCTGGAACCGCTTCGCCCGGCTGATCTCGTGCAGCAGGCGCTCCTGGAAATACTTGAGGGTGGGCAGCGAGGTCGTCTCGTCGAGGTTCTTCAGCCGGTCGTTCCGCTCGTAGGCGATCGCGTTCACGACCGCCTTCTCGGCGTACTTCAGGAATTTTCCGAACGTGGCGAGGTCCTCGGTGGTGAACGAGGAGGGGAAGAACGTCTTGTGGGGAAACTTGTCGAAGATCGTGACCGTCCCGAGGACCTCCCCGTCACCGTGGAGGGGGACGCACGCGAGCGTCCGGGCGACCCCGGCGAAGTCGCGCCAGCCGGGCTCCTGCGAAGCGTCGCGCACGAGCACGGACGGCTCCCCCTTGAGGACGGCGGTCACCGCCTTCTTGTCCATGAGGAAGAGGTCCTTCTGCTCCCCTTCCGTCTTCATCCCGTAATACTCGCGAATCCCGTACTTCCCGGTTTCCGGGTCGAGCAGGCGGATGACGCACGTCTCGGCCTCGAGGATGAGGCAGGCGGAGGTGGCCACCAGTTTGAGCAGCCTGGTCAAGTCGAGCGTCGAGATGATGTTGATCCCCGCTTCGTTGATCGCGGCGATCTTCGTCATCCGGAGGGCGGCGGACTCCTCCCGCAGCGACACCCCCACCGCGTCCGAGAGCAGGACGGCGGCGTCGGTGACCACCGACAGTTTCTCCTCGGGGAACTCCCCCTCGCTGATCGTCTGTACGACGAGCACCCCGTTGGGCTCCCCGGAGGAGAGGAGCGGGAACATCAGCACCGTCCCCCGCTTTCGGCTGCTCTCCGGCCTTTTCCCCTCCGAGAGGATGATGGGACGATGCTCGGCGAGGCTGAGTTCCTCGAGGGTGCCTTCCGCCGGGAAGTGGAATTCCGGGGCGCCCGGCGTCACGCGGAGGGTGCTGGTCCGAACGTAGAAGTCCTCGCTGTCGCGATCGAACAGGAGGACGGAAACCGTACCCCCACCGAGCCAGGCGGACAGCTCGCCGGAAAATTCCCGAAGACGCTCCTCGATCGGCTTCGCCGACCGCAGGATCTCCCCGGCTTTTCTCGTGAAATCGTCGGGCACGCTACTCCCCATCCATCCTTACCCGGATCCGCAGCCGGACCGGGATTCCCGCCGGGTCGATGAAGAGGGCCGGCAGCACGGCCTCCCCCCCGGGGGCGATAAAGGGGGTCTCGAACTTGAGAAACGTGAGTCCCGATTTCTCGTCGTCGGCGGACACCGTGAAGGACGGGGGAGCCGGTTTGGCCGCCTTTTCGGGGACTTCGACCTCGATCTCCGACAGTTCCTCGAACTCCCCGGACGGTTTCGGCGCTTCCGAAGACCGAAGCGACGTCGGATCCAGATCGACCTCCACTACGGCGGCGTCGTGCGACGCCCCGCCGGCCGCGTCCACTCGTTCCCGGATCTCCTCGATGTCGGAAATCTCCTCGAGGGGCTCGCCCTCCTGCGTGGCGAAGGTCTTCCCGATCTGCGCGTCGGCGAGGTCCCCCAGATCGTCGTGCACCGCCATCTCCCCCGGCATCAAAAGGGTTTTCCTGAGGTGGGCGAAGACCATCCGGGAGATCCCCACCAGCGTCTCGGTCACCCCCTTTCCGTTGGGCGCGACCGCCTCGAAGGTCGGGACGTGCAGGAAATTCAGCGCGGTGTCCAGTTCCGCGACGGGGGCGACGTTCCGGAGGTCCCGCTTGTTGTACTGGAGGACGAACGGGAGTTCCTCGAGCTTCTTCCCGTAGGAAGAGAGGTTGTCCATCAGGTTCTTCAGGCTCTCCATGTTGCCGTTGATCATCTCCCGCTGGGAGTCCGCGACGAACACGACGCCATCCACGCCCTGGAGCACCAGCCTGCGGGTGGCGTTGTAGAACACCTGCCCGGGCACCGTGTAGAGATGGAAGCGGACCTTGAACCCCTTGATCTGCCCAAGCTCGATCGGGAGGAAGTCGAAAAAGAGGGTCCGGTCGGTCTCGGTAGGAAGGGAGATCAGGCGCCCCTTCTGCTCCGGCCGCAACATCTTGTGGACCATCTCGATGTTGGTCGTCTTGCCGGAGAGGCCCGGGCCGTAATAGACGATCTTCGCACTGAGTTCGCGGGTCGCATAGTTGAAGAGGGCCATCGGTTCTCCCGGGTCGTTAATGACGCTGCGCCAGCAGCCGTCTCGCCTCCTGCCGCACCGCGGCCGAAAGGCTGCGGTTTTGCGACAGGACCCTCAACTCGCTGGTCTGGTACGACTTGAGGAACCGGATCGCGGCCGGCGGCGGGGTCCTCGGGTTCTGGACCAGCGCGCTGACCACCAGCCGGTTCGCCGTCCATTGCCGGCTCTCGGCGATGAACCGGAGCACTTCCTCGTGGGTCAGGGAGGAAGCCGCGTAGGAGAGGATATCGTCCTCCGTCAGTTTCGGGCTCCCGATCACCGCGCGGGCCACCATGCTGTTCGCGTCCCGCGACAAAATCCGGCGGACTTCCCGGTTCCCCTTGACCGCGAGCTCCACCTTCCCGGGCACGGAGAGCCGGGCGAGCTGCGTGGCGATCGAACTCCGCTCCTCCTCGCCGATCTGTCGCTCCTCCGTCAGGTTCGGTCCGGCCGGGGCGATTCCGGGAGCTCTCACTCCTCCTCCTCTTCCCCCATCTCCTTCTTGGACTCGGAGATCACCTTCTCCGCGATGACGGCGGGGATCTCCTCGTAGTGTGACACCTTCATCGTAAATTGTCCCCGCCCGGAAGTGATCGAGCGGAGATCGGACGAGTAGCGGAGGACCTCCGCCAACGGCACCTGGCACCGGACGATCTGGCTCTTCCCGAGGGCGTCCACGCCAAGAACCCGTCCGCGGCGCCCGTTGAGATCCCCGATGATGTCCCCGACGTTCTCCTCCGGGATGACGACCTCCATCTCGGCGATCGGTTCGAGGAGGACCGGCTTGGCGGCAAGCGCCGCTTTCTTGAAGGCGAGGGACCCGGCGATCTTGAACGCCATCTCGGAGGAATCGACGTTGTGGAAGGAGCCGTCGAAGACGGTGGCCTTCACGTCCACCACCGGATATCCCGCGATGACCCCCTTGCCCATCCGCTCCACGATCCCCTTTTCCACCGCAGGGATGTATTGGCGCGGGATCGACCCGCCCACGATCCCGTCCACGTACTCGAACCCCTTCCCGCGCGGCTGCGGCTCGAGGCGTATCCAGCAGTCGCCGTACTGCCCGCGACCGCCGGTCTGCTTCTTGTGCTTCCCCTGGGCTTCGGCTTTCCCCTTGAGCGTCTCGAGGTAGGCGATCTTCTGCGTGCGCAGCTCCACCTCGACGCCGTAAACGCGCTTCAGCTTCTCGACGGCCACTTCGACGTGGGTCTCCCCCATCCCCGCGAGGATGAATTCGTTCGTCTGGGGATCCTTGCGGAAACGGAGGGTCGGGTCCTCCTCGATCATCCGGGAGAGGGAACTGCCCAGCTTGTCCTCGTCGTTGCGCGTCTTCGGGCGGACGGCGAAGGAGATGACCGCCTCCAGGGGGGACGGCCGCTCGAAGACGATCGGGGCCTTCGGATCGCACAGGGTGTCCCCCGTGGAAGTCTCCTTGAATTTCGCCACCGCGACGATCTCCCCCGCGGAGGCGGACCCGAGCGCCTTCTGTTTTTTCCCTTCCAGCCGCAAGATCTGCCCGATCCGCTCCACAGCGTCCTTGCTCGAATTCAGCGGGGACATGTCCGGCGTGAGCGTGCCGGAGAAGATCTTGAAGATGGAAAGCTTCCCGGCATACGGGTCCGCCAGCGTCTTGAAGACCTGGGCGGAGAACGGCGCGTTCGCGGAGATGGGCCGCTTCTCGGCGGCCTTCTTCTTCGGGTTGGTCCCCTCGACCTCTCCCCGGTACGAGGGGTCGGGAAGGGCGAAGTTGACGAGATCGAGCACCGGCTGGATCGCGATGTTGCGCAACGCGGAGCCGTAAAGCACCGGGAGGAACCGCATCGCCCGCACCCCCGCGCGGAAACCGGCCCGGATCTCCTCGTCGGTGAGGGCGGTCCCTTCGAGGAACTTCTCGATCAGCGCATCGTCGGACTCGGCGCACGATTCGACGAGTTTCTCCCGGGCGCTCGAGGCGTCGGCGGCCAGGTCGGCCGGGATCTCCTGGAGGGTGAAGTCGCCGGTGTCGCCCTTGTACACCATCGCCTTCATCCGGAACAGGTCGATCACGCCGCGGAACTCCGCCTCCTTCCCGATCGGCAGCTGCACGGGCACCGCCGGCACTTTCAGGATGTCGGCGATCTCCTCGACCGCCTTCGCGGGATCGGCGCGCTCCCGGTCCATCTTCGAGACGAAGGCGATCACCGGCACGTCCGCCGCCCGCGCCAGGCTCCACATCTTCTCGGTCTGGACCTCCACGCCCGAGACGGCGTTGACGAGGAGGACCGCCCCGTCGAGCACCTTGAGGCAGGACCGGGTGTCCGCCTCGAAGTTGATGTAGCCGGGGGTGTCGGCGAGCGTAACTTCGACCTTGTCCCAGGCGTAGTGATGGAACGAGGTGTTGATCGTGATCTTCCGGCGGATCTCCTCCGGGTCGTAGTCGAAGTTGGAACTCCCGTCGTCCACCTTGCCCATCCTGTCCGTGGCCTTCGCGTTGAACAGTAGGGCCTCCGCCAGCGTCGTCTTTCCCGCTCCTCCGTGCGCGATGATGCCGACGTTCCGGATCTGCTGGATGTCCACTCTGACCGTCCTCCTAAAGGGCGTGTGTTCCGCGGACCGGGGCTTCCACGGATCAGGAAAGGTTCCTCTCGTATATAATACGCAGCCCCTCGAGAGTCAAATTCTCATCAATCACGTGGATTTTTCCCGTCTCGGCGGCGATCGTCCGCGCGAGCCCACCGGTCGCGATCACCAGGGGGTCGAGGCGGACCTCCTTCCGGATCCGGTCGATGATCCCCTCGACCATCGCGACATACCCGTAGAAGAGCCCCGACTGCATCGCCGCCACCGTGTTCTTTCCGATCACCGTGGCGGGCTTGACGATCTCGATCCGGGGAAGCTTCGAGGCCTGCCGGAAGAGGGCCTCGGCGGAGATGTTCACCCCGGGGGCGATCACGCCGCCCATGTAGTCCCCCGCCGGGGACACGTAGTCGAAGGTGGTGGCCGTCCCGAAGTCGACGACGATGGCGGGACGACGATGCTTCGCGAACGCCGCCACGGCGTTGACGATCCGGTCCGCCCCGACCTCCTTGGGGTTGTCCATCTTGATCGAGATCCCCGTCTTGATCCCGGGGCCCACGATCATCGGCGTCAGGCCGAAGTACCGCTCGCACAGCTCCATGATGGTAGGGGTGAGCGGCGGGACCACGGAGGCGATGATGATCGCCTTGATCTCCCGGGACGAGAAATCGCTCGCGTCGTAGAGGTTCCGAAGCAGGATCCCGTACTCGTCGCTGGTCTTCTCCCGGTCGGTCCACACCCGCCAGTGGTGGAGAAGAATTTCCCCCTCGAAGACCCCGAGGACGGTGTTCGTGTTCCCAACGTCGATCACGAGGAGCATCGGGTGTTCCCTACCTCCTCACCGCCGGAAGTCAAGAATCTCGCCGCTGTGCACCGACTCGGTCGCCCGGCCGCCGTCGGGGAGAAAACGAAGCGCCCCGGTCGTGTCGAGCCCGTCCGCGGTTCCCCACCCCTCGCCGCCCTGCCGCCGAAGGAGGACGCGCCGCCCCCGGAGGAAGTCGCGGCGGTCCCACCCGTCGCGGAGCGAGGCGAACCCGCCCCCGAGGAATTCCGCGTACCGCGCACCGAACGCGTCGAGCAGCCGGGCGAGGACGTCGACCCGGCGGAACAGCCTCCCTGCGCAGATCCGGAGGGACGTCGCCGTTCCGCGGAGATCCGGCGGGAAATCGTCCTCCACCCCGTTCACGTTGAGCCCCACGCCGATCACGACGTGGCGCACGCCGTCCGGGTCGGAGGCCATCTCCGCGAGGATCCCCGCCGCCTTCCGTCCTCCGCAATACAGGTCGTTCGGCCACTTGAGGGCCGCGGGAACGCCCACCGCCTCGACCGCGTCGGCGAGGGCGACGCCGGCCACGAGGGCAAGCGACGGCGCGTCGGCGGACGGGACGGAAGGCCGAAGGAGCAGGGAAACGTACAGGTTCTTCCCCGCGGGAGACTCCCACCGGCGGCCCATCCGTCCACGGCCCGCGGTCTGCGCGTCGGCGAAGACGACGGTCCCGTGCTTCGCTCCGTTTTCCGCCATCTCCATCGCGACGCGGTTCGTGCTGTCGGTCACCGCGAGGCACACCATGTCGGTCCACGGAAGGCCGTGTCGAAGCGCTTCGCGGACCTCCTCCACGCCGATCCGGTCGCCTGTTTCCGCCTCGCCGCGCGGCACCCCCGCCACCCTTCCTTCATCGAGCATCGCCGATCTCAGCCGGTCGCTTTCCCCTGGTACGCGCCGAAGACGGAGCGCATCACGTCGGAGATCTCGCCGAGCGTCGCGTAGGCGCGAACGGCGGAAAGGATCGGACGCATGACGTTCGCCTTCCCCCGGCAGGCGGACTCGATGCCGCCCAGGGCGGCGCGGACCGCAGCTCCGTCCCGCCGCTTCCGGAGGGCGGCGAGGCGCTTGCGCTGCTCCTTCTCGACCCGGGGATCGACCTTGAGAAGGTTGTCGGGCTTCCCTTCCCGCACGACGAAGTCGTTCACCCCGACGACGACCTGCTCCTTCCGCTCGACCTGCAGCTGGTACCGGTACGCCGCGTCCTGGATCTCCTTCTGGATGTAGCCGGAGTCCACGGCCGGGATGACGCCTCCCATCCGGTCGATCCGGTCGATGTACTCCCGCGCCTGCCGCTCGATCCCGGAGGTGAGGGCCTCGACGCACCAGGATCCGCCGAGCGGATCGATCGTATCCGCGACCCCGCTTTCGTGGGCGATCAGCTGCTGCGTACGGAGGGCGATGCGCACCGACGCCTCCGTGGGAAGGGACAGCGCCTCGTCGCGGGAGTTCGTGTGCAGCGACTGGGTGCCCCCCAGGACGGCCGCAAGCGCCTGGATCGTCACCCGGACGATGTTGTTGTCGGGCTGCTGCGCGGTGAGGGACGACCCGGCGGTCTGCGTGTGGAAGCGGAGCATCCAGGAGCGGGGATCCTTCGCCCCGAACCGGTCCCGCATGATCCCCGCCCACAGCCGCCGCGCGGCCCGGAACTTCGCGACCTCCTCGAGGAAGTTGTTGTGGGCGTTGAAGAAGAAGGCCAGGCGCGACGCGAAGGAGTCGACCGACATCCCGGCGTCGATCGCGGCCTGCACGTAGGCGATCCCGTTGGCGAGGGTGAAGGCGACCTCCTGCGCCGCCGTCGACCCCGCCTCGCGGATGTGGTAGCCGGAGATGCTGATCGTGTTCCACCGGGGGACCGCGTCCTTGCAGAAGGCGAAGATGTCGGTGATGATCCGCATCGAGGGGGCGGGGGGAAAGATGTAGGTCCCCCGGGCGATGTACTCCTTCAGGATGTCGTTCTGGATGGTGCCGTTCAGCGCCCCGGCGTCCACCCCCTGCTTCTCGCCGACGGCGATGTACATCGCCAGCAGGATGGCGGCGGTCGAGTTGATCGTCATCGAGGTGGAGACCACCCCGAGCGGGATCCGGTCGAACAGGAGCTCCATGTCCTCGAGGGAGTCGATCGCCACGCCGACCTTCCCGACCTCCCCGAACGACATGGGGGCGTCGGAGTCGTACCCCATCTGGGTCGGAAGATCGAAGGCCACGGACAGACCCGTCTGTCCGTTGTCGAGCAGGTACCGATATCGGCGGTTCGACTCCTTCGCGTCCCCGAAGCCCGCGTACTGCCGCATCGTCCAGAAGCGGCCGCGGAACATCGTCGGCTGGACGCCGCGCGTGTAGGGGAACTCGCCGGGGAAGCCCGCGTCCCGGAGATAATCGAACGACGCGAGGTGCTCCGGCGTGAAAAGGCGCGGGATCTCTTCCCCGGAGGTGCTCTCGAACCGGGGGCGACGCTCCCGCGCCTTCGACATCGTCGGCGCGAGGATGTCGCGCTCCCAGCGCTCCCGCGCCTCCCGAAGCCCGCGCTTCCCGTTCTTCCCCGCCATCCGGCCCCCTATTCCACGAGGAGCAGCTTCGCCCCCGACTCGACGACCTGGCCTTCCTCGACGAAGATCTCCTTCACCTTCCCCGCGACGGCGGACTTCAGCTCGTTCTCCATCTTCATCGCCTCGACGACGATCACTCCCTGGCCGGCCTCGACCTCCTGCCCTTCCCCGACCAGGAGCTTGACCACCTTCCCGGGCATCGGGGAGGTGAGCATCGCCTTCCCGGCGGAGCCCTTGCCGCCCGCCCGGATCATCGCCCGGCGCTGCTCGTTCATCAGGGTGAACCTGTGGCAGTCGCCCTGGATGAGCACCTCGAACTCCTCCGCCGGCAGCCGCGTCACGTCCACCTCGAACGACCCGTTTCCGTAAAGGACCGACCAGAGGGTGCCGGCGATCAACTGCGCGTCCACGACGTGCTCCACCCCGTCGATCGCCACCTTGTAGTTCGACCCGCCGAGTTCCTCGACGGAGATCGTCACTTCCCGTTCGTCGATCGTCGCCACGTAGCTCATCGTCGCACCTACCCGATCTTCCGGATGCCCGGGCGGGTGGAGTATTTCCACATCGAGACGGGACCGGCCGCCTCCCCGGGTTGCTGGGCCACCGCGCGCTTCCGCTCCTCCGTGAACACCTGGATCGCCGCCGTAGCCAGGGCGACCTCCTCGTGGGCGAGCTTGCGCCCCTCTTCCTCCTTGAAGAACACCTGTTCGATGAAATTCGTGTCGAAGTTCCCCTCGATGAAGTGCCGGTTGTTCATCACGCGGATGTGGAAGGGGACGGTGGTCTTCACGCCGGTGACCACGTACACGCCGAGGGCGCGCTTCATCCGGGCGATCGCCTCGGTCCGGTCCTTCCCCCACGTGACCAGCTTGGAAATGATCGGGTCGTAGTGGATCGGGATCTCGAACCCGGCGTACACGCCGGAGTCGTCCCGCACGCCGGGGCCGCCGGGCACCCGCAGGGACGTGATCTCGCCGGGGCACGGGAGGAAGTTGCGGTCCGGATCCTCGGCGTAGATGCGGCACTCGATGGCGTGGCCCGTCTGCCTCACGTCCTCCTGCCGGAAGGAGAGCTTCTCCCCGGCCGCCACGCGGATCTGCTCCTTGACGATGTCGATCCCGGTCACCATCTCCGTGACCGGGTGCTCCACCTGGAGCCGGGTGTTCATCTCGAGGAAGTAGAAGTTCCGTTTCGCGTCCACGAGGAACTCGCACGTCCCCGCGCCCTCGTACTTCACCGCCCGCGCCGCCTCGATCGCCACCTTCCCCATCGCGGCCCGCATCTCGGGGGTGACGATGACGGAGGGGGACTCCTCGACCACCTTCTGGTGGCGCCGCTGGATGGAGCATTCGCGCTCGCA harbors:
- a CDS encoding diguanylate cyclase, producing MGSSVPDDFTRKAGEILRSAKPIEERLREFSGELSAWLGGGTVSVLLFDRDSEDFYVRTSTLRVTPGAPEFHFPAEGTLEELSLAEHRPIILSEGKRPESSRKRGTVLMFPLLSSGEPNGVLVVQTISEGEFPEEKLSVVTDAAVLLSDAVGVSLREESAALRMTKIAAINEAGINIISTLDLTRLLKLVATSACLILEAETCVIRLLDPETGKYGIREYYGMKTEGEQKDLFLMDKKAVTAVLKGEPSVLVRDASQEPGWRDFAGVARTLACVPLHGDGEVLGTVTIFDKFPHKTFFPSSFTTEDLATFGKFLKYAEKAVVNAIAYERNDRLKNLDETTSLPTLKYFQERLLHEISRAKRFQRRLVLMICEIQAHVPAGSRSRAGRADWVMKQVAKAIRASLREYDIVARISEAKFGMILPEAEDGKISAIPRIKKAIAAEAEEIRRRARDARVEVRFGHASFPEDGDDHEKLIFKSNILKN
- a CDS encoding MogA/MoaB family molybdenum cofactor biosynthesis protein, which gives rise to MRAAVVTLSDRSFRKERPDASGPAVAEMLRSLPAEIAQQVVIPDEIPFIRRALLHFCDALALDLVVTTGGTGVDPRDVTPDATREILDREVPGMAEAMRAESLKRVPAAMLSRAVAGIRGKTLIVNLPGSPGGARENLAVLLPVLPHAIDKIHGEGGDCTPSSS
- a CDS encoding methylmalonyl-CoA mutase family protein, whose amino-acid sequence is MSKARERRPRFESTSGEEIPRLFTPEHLASFDYLRDAGFPGEFPYTRGVQPTMFRGRFWTMRQYAGFGDAKESNRRYRYLLDNGQTGLSVAFDLPTQMGYDSDAPMSFGEVGKVGVAIDSLEDMELLFDRIPLGVVSTSMTINSTAAILLAMYIAVGEKQGVDAGALNGTIQNDILKEYIARGTYIFPPAPSMRIITDIFAFCKDAVPRWNTISISGYHIREAGSTAAQEVAFTLANGIAYVQAAIDAGMSVDSFASRLAFFFNAHNNFLEEVAKFRAARRLWAGIMRDRFGAKDPRSWMLRFHTQTAGSSLTAQQPDNNIVRVTIQALAAVLGGTQSLHTNSRDEALSLPTEASVRIALRTQQLIAHESGVADTIDPLGGSWCVEALTSGIERQAREYIDRIDRMGGVIPAVDSGYIQKEIQDAAYRYQLQVERKEQVVVGVNDFVVREGKPDNLLKVDPRVEKEQRKRLAALRKRRDGAAVRAALGGIESACRGKANVMRPILSAVRAYATLGEISDVMRSVFGAYQGKATG
- the fusA gene encoding elongation factor G, encoding MDIQQIRNVGIIAHGGAGKTTLAEALLFNAKATDRMGKVDDGSSNFDYDPEEIRRKITINTSFHHYAWDKVEVTLADTPGYINFEADTRSCLKVLDGAVLLVNAVSGVEVQTEKMWSLARAADVPVIAFVSKMDRERADPAKAVEEIADILKVPAVPVQLPIGKEAEFRGVIDLFRMKAMVYKGDTGDFTLQEIPADLAADASSAREKLVESCAESDDALIEKFLEGTALTDEEIRAGFRAGVRAMRFLPVLYGSALRNIAIQPVLDLVNFALPDPSYRGEVEGTNPKKKAAEKRPISANAPFSAQVFKTLADPYAGKLSIFKIFSGTLTPDMSPLNSSKDAVERIGQILRLEGKKQKALGSASAGEIVAVAKFKETSTGDTLCDPKAPIVFERPSPLEAVISFAVRPKTRNDEDKLGSSLSRMIEEDPTLRFRKDPQTNEFILAGMGETHVEVAVEKLKRVYGVEVELRTQKIAYLETLKGKAEAQGKHKKQTGGRGQYGDCWIRLEPQPRGKGFEYVDGIVGGSIPRQYIPAVEKGIVERMGKGVIAGYPVVDVKATVFDGSFHNVDSSEMAFKIAGSLAFKKAALAAKPVLLEPIAEMEVVIPEENVGDIIGDLNGRRGRVLGVDALGKSQIVRCQVPLAEVLRYSSDLRSITSGRGQFTMKVSHYEEIPAVIAEKVISESKKEMGEEEEE
- a CDS encoding biotin/lipoyl-binding protein, which codes for MSYVATIDEREVTISVEELGGSNYKVAIDGVEHVVDAQLIAGTLWSVLYGNGSFEVDVTRLPAEEFEVLIQGDCHRFTLMNEQRRAMIRAGGKGSAGKAMLTSPMPGKVVKLLVGEGQEVEAGQGVIVVEAMKMENELKSAVAGKVKEIFVEEGQVVESGAKLLLVE
- a CDS encoding biotin--[acetyl-CoA-carboxylase] ligase, with amino-acid sequence MLDEGRVAGVPRGEAETGDRIGVEEVREALRHGLPWTDMVCLAVTDSTNRVAMEMAENGAKHGTVVFADAQTAGRGRMGRRWESPAGKNLYVSLLLRPSVPSADAPSLALVAGVALADAVEAVGVPAALKWPNDLYCGGRKAAGILAEMASDPDGVRHVVIGVGLNVNGVEDDFPPDLRGTATSLRICAGRLFRRVDVLARLLDAFGARYAEFLGGGFASLRDGWDRRDFLRGRRVLLRRQGGEGWGTADGLDTTGALRFLPDGGRATESVHSGEILDFRR
- the accC gene encoding acetyl-CoA carboxylase biotin carboxylase subunit; amino-acid sequence: MFRKILIANRGEIAVRVLRACKEMGIRTVAVFSEVDRKALHTRYADEAYSIGPAPARESYLVIDKIIDAAKRTGAEAIHPGYGFLAENPLFADRCEKEKIKLIGPSAYAMRTMGSKTLARQTVQAAGVPVVPGTVEPITTEAEVLRVAREIGFPVMLKATAGGGGKGMRLVREESDLSSSLRMAKSEAKSAFSDDSVYIEKYIENPRHVEIQLLGDRHGNYAHLCERECSIQRRHQKVVEESPSVIVTPEMRAAMGKVAIEAARAVKYEGAGTCEFLVDAKRNFYFLEMNTRLQVEHPVTEMVTGIDIVKEQIRVAAGEKLSFRQEDVRQTGHAIECRIYAEDPDRNFLPCPGEITSLRVPGGPGVRDDSGVYAGFEIPIHYDPIISKLVTWGKDRTEAIARMKRALGVYVVTGVKTTVPFHIRVMNNRHFIEGNFDTNFIEQVFFKEEEGRKLAHEEVALATAAIQVFTEERKRAVAQQPGEAAGPVSMWKYSTRPGIRKIG
- a CDS encoding type III pantothenate kinase; its protein translation is MLLVIDVGNTNTVLGVFEGEILLHHWRVWTDREKTSDEYGILLRNLYDASDFSSREIKAIIIASVVPPLTPTIMELCERYFGLTPMIVGPGIKTGISIKMDNPKEVGADRIVNAVAAFAKHRRPAIVVDFGTATTFDYVSPAGDYMGGVIAPGVNISAEALFRQASKLPRIEIVKPATVIGKNTVAAMQSGLFYGYVAMVEGIIDRIRKEVRLDPLVIATGGLARTIAAETGKIHVIDENLTLEGLRIIYERNLS